One window of Ictalurus punctatus breed USDA103 chromosome 22, Coco_2.0, whole genome shotgun sequence genomic DNA carries:
- the tango2 gene encoding transport and Golgi organization protein 2 homolog isoform X2, whose amino-acid sequence MCIIFFKFDPRPASKNAYRLILASNRDEFYNRPSKAADWWGCGKEILSGLDMEEGKEGGSWLGISKRGKLTTLTNYLEHKSNPDALGRGFLVSNYMTENVDSFSYLRKVSSEGQLYNGFNLLTAEFRASEDTMCYYGNRGSPEPVRLKAGIYGLSNSLLDTPWRKMQRGKQHFSSVVNKTLPPEGLVQELLQVLNDEELNTPDHMQESQGEGYTKDWLKLLSAVCVRAPGYGTRTNTIILIDSEDNVSFTERTMLNCDVTQWSTRSFQFKLQE is encoded by the exons GCTTATTTTGGCGTCGAACAGAGATGAGTTCTACAACAGGCCGTCCAAAGCTGCCGACTGGTGGGGCTGCGGGAAAGAAATCCTCAGCG GATTGGATATGGAGGAGGGGAAGGAAGGCGGATCCTGGCTCGGCATCAGTAAACGAGGCAAACTAACAACGCTGACCAATTACCTGGAACACAAGAGCAACCCGGACGCCCTGGGCAGAG GGTTTTTAGTGTCAAATTACATGACCGAGAACGTGGACAGCTTCTCGTACCTGCGCAAGGTGTCATCCGAGGGGCAGCTGTACAACGGCTTCAACCTCCTCACCGCCGAATTCag AGCCAGTGAGGACACGAtgtgttactatggaaacaggGGCAGTCCGGAACCCGTGCGCCTCAAAGCGG gAATCTACGGTCTCAGTAACTCTCTGTTGGACACTCCTTGGAGGAAGATGCAACGCGGGAAACAGCACTTTAGCAGTGTGGTGAATAAAACACTGCCCCCTGAAGGCCTGGTCCAGGAACTGCTGCAAGTCCTGAACGACGAGGAACT aaacaCACCTGACCACATGCAGGAGAGCCAAGGTGAAGGATACACCAAGGACTGGCTTAAACTTCTGtccgctgtgtgtgtgcgtgcgccgGGTTACGGCACCAG GACGAACACCATCATCCTGATCGACAGCGAAGATAACGTCAGCTTCACCGAGCGCACCATGCTGAACTGCGACGTCACCCAGTGGAGCACACGGTCCTTCCAGTTCAAGCTGCAGGAATGA
- the tango2 gene encoding transport and Golgi organization protein 2 homolog isoform X1 gives MCIIFFKFDPRPASKNAYRLILASNRDEFYNRPSKAADWWGCGKEILSGLDMEEGKEGGSWLGISKRGKLTTLTNYLEHKSNPDALGRGFLVSNYMTENVDSFSYLRKVSSEGQLYNGFNLLTAEFRASEDTMCYYGNRGSPEPVRLKAAGIYGLSNSLLDTPWRKMQRGKQHFSSVVNKTLPPEGLVQELLQVLNDEELNTPDHMQESQGEGYTKDWLKLLSAVCVRAPGYGTRTNTIILIDSEDNVSFTERTMLNCDVTQWSTRSFQFKLQE, from the exons GCTTATTTTGGCGTCGAACAGAGATGAGTTCTACAACAGGCCGTCCAAAGCTGCCGACTGGTGGGGCTGCGGGAAAGAAATCCTCAGCG GATTGGATATGGAGGAGGGGAAGGAAGGCGGATCCTGGCTCGGCATCAGTAAACGAGGCAAACTAACAACGCTGACCAATTACCTGGAACACAAGAGCAACCCGGACGCCCTGGGCAGAG GGTTTTTAGTGTCAAATTACATGACCGAGAACGTGGACAGCTTCTCGTACCTGCGCAAGGTGTCATCCGAGGGGCAGCTGTACAACGGCTTCAACCTCCTCACCGCCGAATTCag AGCCAGTGAGGACACGAtgtgttactatggaaacaggGGCAGTCCGGAACCCGTGCGCCTCAAAGCGG caggAATCTACGGTCTCAGTAACTCTCTGTTGGACACTCCTTGGAGGAAGATGCAACGCGGGAAACAGCACTTTAGCAGTGTGGTGAATAAAACACTGCCCCCTGAAGGCCTGGTCCAGGAACTGCTGCAAGTCCTGAACGACGAGGAACT aaacaCACCTGACCACATGCAGGAGAGCCAAGGTGAAGGATACACCAAGGACTGGCTTAAACTTCTGtccgctgtgtgtgtgcgtgcgccgGGTTACGGCACCAG GACGAACACCATCATCCTGATCGACAGCGAAGATAACGTCAGCTTCACCGAGCGCACCATGCTGAACTGCGACGTCACCCAGTGGAGCACACGGTCCTTCCAGTTCAAGCTGCAGGAATGA
- the tango2 gene encoding transport and Golgi organization protein 2 homolog isoform X3 translates to MEEGKEGGSWLGISKRGKLTTLTNYLEHKSNPDALGRGFLVSNYMTENVDSFSYLRKVSSEGQLYNGFNLLTAEFRASEDTMCYYGNRGSPEPVRLKAAGIYGLSNSLLDTPWRKMQRGKQHFSSVVNKTLPPEGLVQELLQVLNDEELNTPDHMQESQGEGYTKDWLKLLSAVCVRAPGYGTRTNTIILIDSEDNVSFTERTMLNCDVTQWSTRSFQFKLQE, encoded by the exons ATGGAGGAGGGGAAGGAAGGCGGATCCTGGCTCGGCATCAGTAAACGAGGCAAACTAACAACGCTGACCAATTACCTGGAACACAAGAGCAACCCGGACGCCCTGGGCAGAG GGTTTTTAGTGTCAAATTACATGACCGAGAACGTGGACAGCTTCTCGTACCTGCGCAAGGTGTCATCCGAGGGGCAGCTGTACAACGGCTTCAACCTCCTCACCGCCGAATTCag AGCCAGTGAGGACACGAtgtgttactatggaaacaggGGCAGTCCGGAACCCGTGCGCCTCAAAGCGG caggAATCTACGGTCTCAGTAACTCTCTGTTGGACACTCCTTGGAGGAAGATGCAACGCGGGAAACAGCACTTTAGCAGTGTGGTGAATAAAACACTGCCCCCTGAAGGCCTGGTCCAGGAACTGCTGCAAGTCCTGAACGACGAGGAACT aaacaCACCTGACCACATGCAGGAGAGCCAAGGTGAAGGATACACCAAGGACTGGCTTAAACTTCTGtccgctgtgtgtgtgcgtgcgccgGGTTACGGCACCAG GACGAACACCATCATCCTGATCGACAGCGAAGATAACGTCAGCTTCACCGAGCGCACCATGCTGAACTGCGACGTCACCCAGTGGAGCACACGGTCCTTCCAGTTCAAGCTGCAGGAATGA